A genomic region of Microlunatus sagamiharensis contains the following coding sequences:
- a CDS encoding ABC transporter permease, whose product MSAGGTTLDLRPAPGAAPAGRRVRAHALTEFRLLVRNGEQLLLALVIPLAILVLSALTRERFVPLAQAAPSVLALAVWSSAFTSTAIATGFERRYGVLERLAATPLGRPGLLLGKALAVVLVLAGQLVVLGVVALALGWRPAYTAGSLLASLALVVLGAAAFVGLALLLAGRLRAEATLAVANLVYVVLLVGGGLVVPVARYPAVLRPVVDALPTAALGEGLRAGAAGTVLAWTFAVLLAWLVVAVLAARRGFRWTA is encoded by the coding sequence ATGAGCGCGGGCGGCACGACGCTCGACCTGCGCCCCGCCCCGGGCGCCGCGCCCGCCGGGCGGCGGGTCCGGGCCCACGCGCTCACCGAGTTCCGGCTGCTGGTGCGCAACGGCGAGCAGCTGCTGCTCGCGCTGGTCATCCCGCTCGCGATCCTCGTCCTCTCGGCGCTGACCCGGGAGCGGTTCGTGCCGCTGGCCCAGGCCGCCCCGTCTGTGCTCGCGCTCGCCGTGTGGTCCTCGGCGTTCACGTCGACGGCCATCGCCACCGGCTTCGAGCGTCGCTACGGCGTCCTCGAGCGCCTCGCCGCCACCCCGCTCGGGCGTCCCGGCCTGCTGCTCGGCAAGGCGCTGGCCGTCGTGCTCGTGCTGGCCGGCCAGCTGGTGGTGCTCGGCGTGGTGGCCCTCGCGCTCGGTTGGCGCCCGGCGTACACCGCGGGGTCGCTGCTCGCCTCGCTCGCCCTGGTCGTGCTCGGCGCGGCGGCCTTCGTCGGCCTGGCGCTGCTGCTCGCCGGACGCCTGCGGGCCGAGGCGACGCTCGCCGTGGCCAACCTCGTCTACGTCGTGCTGCTGGTCGGCGGCGGGCTCGTCGTCCCGGTCGCGCGCTACCCCGCGGTGCTGCGGCCGGTGGTCGACGCGCTCCCCACGGCCGCGCTCGGCGAGGGCCTGCGCGCGGGCGCCGCGGGTACGGTCCTGGCCTGGACCTTCGCCGTGCTGCTCGCCTGGCTGGTCGTGGCCGTCCTCGCCGCCCGGCGGGGGTTCCGGTGGACCGCATGA
- a CDS encoding COX15/CtaA family protein, with amino-acid sequence MTATELRPAPDDRTRTAPWEPVLRLVTGPTAMRRWAVAALAINVVIVVTGGLVRLTASGMGCPTWPRCSEDSFVTHPELGIHGAIEFGNRLLTFVLVVVVALTWITALRLRDKARLEVRGGRRRDVRWLAGGLLLGIPAQIVIGGISVLTHLNPWVVGLHFLVSMALVGLATGLVRVTWPARRTTVVQPLARVATRVTFVGMVVAVWLGTVVTGSGPHAGDLDAVRNGLDGGTLAHLHAAAVWVTMAATVVCLVFSRSLPVLLLLAVEVFQAVIGLTQYHLGVPVPLVALHLLGASLSVAAATNLLLALRRPLSALEARATA; translated from the coding sequence ATGACCGCGACCGAGCTGCGACCGGCGCCGGACGACCGGACGCGCACCGCGCCCTGGGAGCCCGTGCTCCGGCTGGTGACCGGACCGACCGCGATGCGCCGCTGGGCGGTCGCGGCCCTGGCGATCAACGTGGTCATCGTCGTCACCGGGGGTCTCGTCCGGCTGACCGCCTCCGGGATGGGCTGCCCCACCTGGCCCCGGTGCAGCGAGGACTCCTTCGTCACGCACCCCGAGCTGGGGATCCACGGCGCGATCGAGTTCGGCAACCGGCTGCTGACCTTCGTCCTGGTGGTCGTCGTCGCCCTCACCTGGATCACCGCCCTGCGCCTGCGCGACAAGGCCCGCCTCGAGGTCCGCGGCGGCCGGCGTCGCGACGTGCGCTGGCTGGCCGGCGGCCTGCTGCTGGGCATCCCCGCGCAGATCGTCATCGGCGGCATCAGCGTCCTCACCCACCTCAACCCGTGGGTCGTGGGCCTGCACTTCCTGGTCTCGATGGCGCTGGTCGGGCTGGCGACCGGGCTGGTCCGCGTGACGTGGCCGGCCCGTCGCACCACTGTGGTCCAGCCGTTGGCCCGGGTCGCGACGCGGGTGACGTTCGTCGGCATGGTCGTCGCGGTCTGGCTCGGCACCGTCGTGACGGGCAGCGGCCCGCACGCCGGTGACCTCGACGCGGTCCGCAACGGCCTCGACGGCGGCACGCTCGCCCACCTGCACGCGGCGGCGGTCTGGGTCACGATGGCCGCGACGGTCGTCTGCCTGGTCTTCAGCCGCAGCCTGCCGGTGCTCCTGCTGCTGGCGGTCGAGGTCTTCCAGGCCGTCATCGGGCTGACGCAGTACCACCTCGGCGTGCCGGTGCCGCTGGTCGCGCTGCACCTGCTCGGCGCCTCGCTCTCCGTCGCCGCGGCGACGAACCTGCTGCTCGCCCTGCGGCGTCCCCTCAGCGCGCTCGAGGCTCGAGCCACGGCCTGA
- a CDS encoding antibiotic biosynthesis monooxygenase, whose translation MQHVQQTPEQPITVAVERRVDAHRQAEALAWVQTGTSLASRMPGYLGSGWVRADASSSLWYTLYRFADAASLAAWESSAERRWWLRTGEEFVHDARTERRTGIEGWFDVPTSALVDAGEDEAARPVAPARWKQAVTIWLGFFPTNLVFTLLVSLLPVWGTVPIALRVLITTVVLTPVMTYVVLPFVTARLRPWLEPRAR comes from the coding sequence GTGCAGCACGTCCAGCAGACTCCCGAGCAGCCCATCACCGTCGCCGTGGAGCGCCGCGTCGACGCCCACCGGCAGGCCGAGGCGCTGGCCTGGGTGCAGACCGGGACGAGCCTCGCGAGCCGGATGCCCGGCTACCTCGGCTCGGGCTGGGTGCGGGCCGACGCGTCCTCGTCGCTCTGGTACACGCTCTACCGCTTCGCCGACGCCGCGTCGCTGGCCGCCTGGGAGTCCTCCGCCGAGCGCCGTTGGTGGCTCCGGACGGGGGAGGAGTTCGTGCACGACGCGCGCACCGAGCGGCGTACGGGGATCGAGGGCTGGTTCGACGTGCCGACGTCGGCGCTGGTCGACGCCGGTGAGGACGAGGCCGCCCGGCCGGTCGCCCCGGCGCGCTGGAAGCAGGCGGTGACGATCTGGCTCGGCTTCTTCCCGACCAACCTCGTCTTCACGCTGCTGGTCTCGCTGCTGCCGGTGTGGGGCACGGTGCCGATCGCCCTGCGCGTGCTGATCACCACCGTCGTGCTGACGCCGGTGATGACCTACGTCGTGCTGCCCTTCGTCACCGCACGGCTCAGGCCGTGGCTCGAGCCTCGAGCGCGCTGA
- a CDS encoding DEAD/DEAH box helicase, which translates to MTQHDFSTLGVPASLVGVLAERDITTPTPIQAATLPDSLAGRDVLGRGRTGSGKTYAFLLPLVARLSATSPRRRPGAPRALILAPTRELVGQIEAALAPLAATTGLTSRTVFGGVSQGPQVTALRKGVDIVIACPGRLEDLVKQGHASLGGIEVTIIDEADHMADLGFLPVVRRLLDQTPRDGQRLLFSATLDAQVDVLVKRFLHDAVVHEADSAQSPVSTMTHHVLHVDREQRFGVLADLASAPGRTVVFTRTKHGAKALARQLNAKGIPTVDLHGNLSQNARTRNMDAFHSGRATTLVATDIAARGIHVDDVALVVHADPPVEHKAYTHRSGRTARAGSDGTVVTLATGEQLREVRSLTKAAGISPTTSRVQGTHDPVLSELAPGERSLPGGLTVAVSSDSGAGESRPRSGGNGGGGRRRGGSGSGSGGGPPKAAAQPSGRGSGRPARSAAPAAKGRGTARPAGRRTGGGSGSGSGSALAYSTTSGGSSHSAASFSSKGRR; encoded by the coding sequence TTGACCCAGCACGACTTCAGCACGCTCGGCGTGCCCGCGTCCCTCGTCGGCGTCCTCGCCGAGCGCGACATCACCACCCCCACCCCCATCCAGGCCGCCACGCTGCCCGACTCCCTCGCCGGGCGCGACGTCCTCGGCCGCGGCCGCACGGGCTCCGGCAAGACGTACGCCTTCCTGCTGCCCCTGGTCGCCCGCCTGTCGGCGACCTCGCCGCGCCGCCGGCCGGGCGCTCCTCGGGCCCTGATCCTGGCCCCCACGCGTGAGCTCGTCGGCCAGATCGAGGCGGCGCTCGCGCCGCTCGCCGCCACCACCGGCCTCACCTCCCGCACCGTCTTCGGCGGTGTCAGCCAGGGCCCGCAGGTCACCGCGCTGCGCAAGGGCGTCGACATCGTCATCGCCTGTCCCGGGCGCCTCGAGGACCTCGTCAAGCAGGGCCACGCCTCGCTCGGCGGCATCGAGGTCACGATCATCGACGAGGCCGACCACATGGCCGACCTGGGCTTCCTCCCGGTCGTCCGCCGCCTGCTCGACCAGACGCCGCGCGACGGCCAGCGCCTGCTGTTCTCGGCCACGCTCGACGCGCAGGTCGACGTGCTCGTGAAGCGCTTCCTCCACGACGCCGTCGTGCACGAGGCCGACTCGGCGCAGTCCCCGGTCTCGACCATGACCCACCACGTCCTGCACGTGGACCGCGAGCAGCGCTTCGGCGTGCTCGCCGACCTGGCCAGCGCGCCGGGCCGCACGGTCGTCTTCACCCGCACCAAGCACGGCGCCAAGGCACTCGCCCGCCAGCTCAACGCCAAGGGCATCCCGACGGTCGACCTGCACGGCAACCTGAGCCAGAACGCCCGTACGCGGAACATGGACGCCTTCCACAGCGGCAGAGCCACGACCCTCGTCGCGACCGACATCGCCGCCCGCGGGATCCACGTCGACGACGTGGCCCTCGTCGTCCACGCCGACCCGCCCGTCGAGCACAAGGCCTACACGCACCGCTCCGGGCGTACGGCCCGCGCGGGCAGCGACGGCACCGTCGTCACGCTGGCCACCGGCGAGCAGCTGCGCGAGGTGCGTTCGCTGACCAAGGCCGCCGGCATCTCGCCGACGACCAGCCGCGTCCAGGGCACCCACGACCCCGTCCTCAGCGAGCTCGCGCCGGGCGAGCGCAGCCTCCCCGGCGGCCTCACCGTCGCCGTCTCGAGCGACAGCGGTGCGGGCGAGTCCCGCCCGCGCAGCGGCGGCAACGGTGGCGGCGGTCGCCGTCGTGGCGGCAGCGGCAGCGGCAGCGGTGGCGGCCCGCCCAAGGCCGCGGCGCAGCCGAGCGGTCGCGGCAGCGGTCGTCCCGCGCGCAGCGCCGCCCCGGCCGCCAAGGGCCGCGGCACCGCCCGTCCGGCCGGTCGTCGTACCGGTGGCGGTTCGGGGAGCGGGTCGGGCAGCGCGCTCGCCTACTCCACGACCAGCGGTGGCTCCTCGCACTCCGCCGCCTCGTTCAGCAGCAAGGGCCGCCGCTAA
- a CDS encoding 2'-5' RNA ligase family protein, translated as MTQSVELLLDAASEAAVLAEWDRLAEASLPTERRVDPSPTHRPHVTLWAGAQVAAEVDAALPALVGGLALPLRLGALLVFGPRRGRLVVVRQVVVSAALLALQARVAAACGVEDDSHFAPGRWTPHVTLARRVPVEELGAVVQALGEVDDLETVVGACRRWDGDAKVAWTLAPPGP; from the coding sequence GTGACGCAGTCGGTCGAGCTGCTGCTCGACGCCGCGTCGGAGGCGGCCGTGCTGGCCGAGTGGGACCGCCTGGCGGAGGCGTCGCTGCCGACCGAGCGACGTGTCGATCCCAGCCCGACGCACCGCCCGCACGTGACGTTGTGGGCGGGCGCGCAGGTGGCCGCCGAGGTGGACGCGGCGCTGCCGGCGCTCGTGGGCGGGCTCGCGCTGCCCCTCCGGCTGGGCGCGCTGCTGGTCTTCGGACCGCGGCGCGGACGGCTGGTGGTGGTGCGGCAGGTCGTGGTGAGCGCCGCGCTGCTCGCGCTCCAGGCCCGCGTGGCCGCCGCGTGCGGCGTCGAGGACGACAGCCACTTCGCGCCCGGGCGCTGGACCCCGCACGTGACCCTCGCGCGCCGGGTGCCTGTGGAGGAGCTCGGCGCGGTGGTGCAGGCGCTGGGTGAGGTCGACGACCTGGAGACCGTCGTCGGCGCCTGCCGCCGCTGGGACGGCGACGCGAAGGTCGCGTGGACCCTCGCGCCGCCGGGACCCTAG
- a CDS encoding HD domain-containing protein, whose translation MRLQDLRAPETPATRAALELATACHTPALLNHVLRSWLWAEAFALLEDRHGVDHELLRTAAVLHDIGLVEAYDNVALSYEEAGGQVAVALTAGAGWPAERRRRALEVVVRHNWPSVDPAVDVEGHLLEVATGLDISGARPDALPDDLVDAVLTRHPRLTLAEEFGRQVSDQAARKPGTAARRLVDGGLLSKLAHHPHEGRAAAR comes from the coding sequence ATGCGCCTGCAGGACCTCCGTGCGCCCGAGACACCGGCGACGAGGGCGGCCCTCGAGCTCGCCACGGCCTGCCACACGCCGGCGCTGCTCAACCACGTGCTCCGCTCATGGCTGTGGGCGGAGGCCTTCGCCCTGCTCGAGGACCGCCACGGCGTCGACCACGAGCTGCTCCGGACCGCGGCCGTGCTGCACGACATCGGCCTGGTCGAGGCCTACGACAACGTCGCGCTCTCCTACGAGGAGGCCGGGGGCCAGGTCGCCGTGGCGCTGACCGCCGGCGCCGGCTGGCCCGCCGAGCGCCGCCGGCGGGCGCTCGAGGTCGTCGTGCGGCACAACTGGCCGTCCGTGGACCCGGCCGTCGACGTCGAGGGGCACCTGCTCGAGGTGGCGACGGGCCTGGACATCAGCGGCGCACGCCCCGACGCGCTGCCGGACGACCTCGTGGACGCGGTGCTGACGCGCCACCCGCGCCTGACCCTCGCCGAGGAGTTCGGGAGGCAGGTGAGCGACCAGGCGGCCCGCAAGCCCGGCACGGCAGCGCGACGGCTCGTCGACGGCGGGCTGCTCTCGAAGCTGGCGCACCACCCGCACGAAGGGCGTGCGGCGGCGCGGTAG
- the denD gene encoding D-erythronate dehydrogenase yields MHVLVTGAAGMLGRKLVARLVGDGSLGEAAVEHLTLTDVVAPTAPDGFAGTVDLVAADLAADGVADRLVAGRPDVVFHLAAVVSGQAETDLDLGYRVNLDGTRALLDAVRTSHETEGRTPRLVLTSSIAVYGAPLPLPIPEDFHQTPLTSYGTQKAIGELLLADWTRRGFCDGVGVRLPTVCIRPGAPNAAASGFFSSILREPLVGQEAVLPVPETVRHWFASPRSAVDFLVRAATLDTALVGPRRTLSMPGLSATVGEQLEALRRVAGERAVRLVRHEPDPAVMRIVETWAGALDASRAEGLGFRAETSFDEIIRAHVEDELGGVLPG; encoded by the coding sequence GTGCACGTCCTGGTCACCGGCGCGGCCGGCATGCTCGGCCGCAAGCTCGTCGCGCGGCTGGTGGGTGACGGTTCGCTGGGGGAGGCCGCGGTCGAGCACCTCACGCTGACCGACGTCGTCGCCCCGACGGCACCCGACGGGTTCGCCGGCACGGTGGACCTGGTCGCCGCCGACCTGGCCGCGGACGGGGTCGCCGACCGACTCGTGGCCGGGCGTCCCGACGTCGTCTTCCACCTCGCCGCCGTCGTCTCCGGCCAGGCCGAGACCGACCTCGACCTCGGCTACCGCGTCAACCTCGACGGGACGCGCGCCCTACTCGACGCGGTCCGCACGTCGCACGAGACCGAGGGCCGCACGCCGCGCCTGGTGCTCACGTCCTCCATCGCCGTCTACGGGGCGCCGCTGCCGCTGCCGATCCCCGAGGACTTCCACCAGACGCCGCTGACCTCGTACGGGACGCAGAAGGCGATCGGCGAGCTGCTGCTGGCCGACTGGACGCGGCGCGGCTTCTGCGACGGCGTCGGGGTCCGGCTGCCGACGGTCTGCATCCGTCCGGGCGCGCCGAACGCGGCCGCGAGCGGGTTCTTCTCCTCGATCCTGCGCGAGCCCCTGGTGGGGCAGGAGGCGGTGCTGCCGGTCCCGGAGACGGTGCGGCACTGGTTCGCCTCGCCGCGCTCGGCCGTCGACTTCCTGGTGCGCGCGGCGACGCTCGACACCGCCCTCGTGGGGCCGCGCCGGACGCTGTCCATGCCCGGGCTCAGCGCCACCGTGGGCGAGCAGCTGGAGGCGCTGCGGCGGGTCGCGGGGGAGCGGGCCGTACGCCTCGTCCGGCACGAGCCGGACCCTGCCGTGATGCGCATCGTCGAGACCTGGGCCGGGGCGCTCGACGCCTCGCGGGCCGAGGGGCTGGGGTTCAGGGCCGAGACGTCGTTCGACGAGATCATCCGCGCGCACGTCGAGGACGAGCTCGGGGGCGTCCTGCCGGGCTGA
- a CDS encoding heme o synthase, producing the protein MSALDLTGDAAAAGGSAAEERDAARTTARDVLSAYVNLTKPRIIELLLVTTVPAMFLAARGVPPLALVALTMLGGCFAAASANVFNCVLDRDIDERMRRTRRRALPRHMVGPRAATVFGAVLGVAATLVLGLGVNWLSAGLALGANAFYVFVYTMLLKRRTPQNIVWGGIAGCFPPLIGWTAVTGQIALAPFVLFAIVFFWTPPHTWALAFRYRADYAAADVPMLPVVRSAPAVARQILVYSVVTVLVSLALWPVAQTGWLYPSVAGIAGLVFLVEAVQLYNRARAGLTDAALRPMRLFHWSNSYLALVFVAAAVDPLLR; encoded by the coding sequence GTGAGCGCCCTGGACCTGACCGGCGACGCCGCCGCGGCGGGTGGCTCGGCCGCCGAGGAGCGCGACGCAGCCCGGACCACGGCGCGCGACGTCCTCTCCGCGTACGTCAACCTGACCAAGCCGCGGATCATCGAGCTCCTGCTGGTGACGACCGTGCCGGCGATGTTCCTCGCAGCACGTGGGGTCCCGCCGCTCGCGCTCGTCGCGCTCACCATGCTCGGCGGCTGCTTCGCGGCGGCCAGCGCCAACGTCTTCAACTGCGTCCTCGACCGCGACATCGACGAGCGCATGCGCCGTACGCGGCGCCGTGCGCTGCCGCGCCACATGGTCGGGCCGCGCGCGGCCACGGTGTTCGGCGCCGTGCTCGGCGTCGCCGCCACCCTCGTGCTGGGCCTCGGCGTCAACTGGCTCTCCGCCGGGCTCGCCCTCGGGGCCAACGCGTTCTACGTCTTCGTCTACACGATGCTGCTCAAGCGCCGCACCCCCCAGAACATCGTCTGGGGCGGGATCGCCGGCTGCTTCCCGCCGCTGATCGGCTGGACCGCGGTGACCGGCCAGATCGCGCTGGCGCCGTTCGTGCTGTTCGCGATCGTCTTCTTCTGGACCCCGCCGCACACCTGGGCGCTGGCCTTCCGCTACCGCGCCGACTACGCCGCGGCCGACGTGCCGATGCTGCCGGTCGTGCGCTCCGCGCCCGCGGTCGCCCGCCAGATCCTGGTCTACAGCGTCGTGACCGTGCTGGTCTCCCTCGCGCTGTGGCCCGTCGCCCAGACCGGGTGGCTCTACCCCTCGGTCGCCGGAATCGCCGGGCTGGTCTTCCTCGTCGAGGCGGTGCAGCTCTACAACCGGGCCCGCGCCGGCCTGACCGACGCCGCGCTGCGCCCGATGCGGCTCTTCCACTGGTCGAACTCCTACCTCGCCCTGGTCTTCGTCGCCGCCGCGGTCGACCCGCTGCTGCGCTGA
- the tkt gene encoding transketolase has product MTDTQTTSPTQDDIFPEGWTDLDTKAVDTIRVLAADAVQKVGNGHPGTAISLAPVAYLLFQKVMRHNPAEPHWPGRDRFVLSCGHSSISLYLQLFMGGWGLELEDIEALRTWGSKTPGHPEYGHTDGVEITTGPLGQGIANAVGMAMAARRERGLLDPDAPEGESIFDHQIYCLASDGDIEEGISSEASSLAATQRLGNLTLIYDRNFISIEGHTDIALTEDTAARYAAYGWHVTTVDWLEGGEYRENVKALLDAMDEGRKVTDRPTFIQLRTIIAWPSPTKQNTEGAHGSALGTDEVAALKKVLGFDPDKTFDVDPAVLEHTRGLRDRGAAAQAAWQQGFDTWAETNAEGKALYERMVDDELTPGWEEALPTWDADPKGVATRAASGAVLTALAPRLPELWGGSADLASSNNTTPKGEPSFLPTDRQSEEFKGGPYGRVLHFGIREHAMGAILNGIKVHGGTRPYGGTFLTFSDYMRGAVRLSALMRVPVTYVWTHDSIGLGEDGPTHQPIEHVSSLRLIPGLDVVRPADANETAASWAAILKNKDRPAGLILSRQNLPIVPRGTDGYATTEGVARGAYVLKDFGTADPDKTVIIVATGSEVQLAVGAAEALAGEGVAVRVVSMPCREWFDEQDDAYRESVIPAAVKARVSVEAGVSGSWRDIVGDAGRIVSINHYGASADGALLFKEFGFTTETVAAAARESLAHASDAGAPLHAAAAGPKNTGDHEPDAGATIS; this is encoded by the coding sequence GTGACCGACACCCAGACCACCTCCCCGACCCAGGACGACATCTTCCCGGAGGGGTGGACCGACCTCGACACCAAGGCCGTGGACACCATCCGCGTCCTGGCCGCCGACGCGGTGCAGAAGGTGGGCAACGGGCACCCCGGGACGGCGATCAGCCTCGCCCCGGTCGCGTACCTGCTCTTCCAGAAGGTCATGCGTCACAACCCGGCCGAGCCGCACTGGCCGGGCCGCGACCGCTTCGTGCTCTCCTGCGGCCACTCGAGCATCTCGCTCTACCTCCAGCTGTTCATGGGCGGCTGGGGCCTGGAGCTCGAGGACATCGAGGCGCTGCGCACCTGGGGCTCCAAGACCCCGGGCCACCCGGAGTACGGCCACACCGACGGCGTCGAGATCACGACCGGCCCCCTCGGCCAGGGCATCGCCAACGCGGTGGGCATGGCGATGGCCGCCCGCCGCGAGCGCGGCCTGCTCGACCCCGACGCGCCCGAGGGCGAGTCGATCTTCGACCACCAGATCTACTGCCTGGCCTCCGACGGCGACATCGAGGAGGGCATCAGCAGCGAGGCGTCCTCGCTCGCCGCCACCCAGCGCCTCGGCAACCTCACGCTGATCTACGACCGCAACTTCATCTCGATCGAGGGTCACACCGACATCGCGCTGACCGAGGACACCGCGGCCCGCTACGCCGCCTACGGCTGGCACGTCACGACCGTCGACTGGCTCGAGGGCGGCGAGTACCGCGAGAACGTCAAGGCGCTCCTCGACGCGATGGATGAGGGGCGGAAGGTCACCGACCGGCCGACCTTCATCCAGCTGCGCACGATCATCGCCTGGCCCTCGCCCACCAAGCAGAACACCGAGGGCGCGCACGGCAGCGCGCTCGGCACGGACGAGGTCGCCGCGCTCAAGAAGGTCCTGGGCTTCGACCCGGACAAGACCTTCGACGTCGACCCCGCGGTCCTCGAGCACACCCGCGGGCTCCGCGACCGCGGCGCTGCGGCGCAGGCCGCGTGGCAGCAGGGCTTCGACACCTGGGCCGAGACCAACGCCGAGGGCAAGGCCCTCTACGAGCGCATGGTCGACGACGAGCTGACCCCGGGCTGGGAGGAGGCGCTCCCGACCTGGGACGCCGACCCCAAGGGCGTCGCGACGCGCGCAGCGTCGGGCGCCGTGCTCACCGCGCTCGCGCCCAGGCTCCCCGAGCTGTGGGGCGGCTCGGCCGACCTCGCCAGCTCGAACAACACGACGCCGAAGGGCGAGCCGAGCTTCCTCCCGACCGACCGTCAGAGCGAGGAGTTCAAGGGCGGCCCGTACGGCCGGGTGCTGCACTTCGGCATCCGCGAGCACGCGATGGGCGCCATCCTCAACGGCATCAAGGTGCACGGCGGGACGCGCCCCTACGGCGGCACGTTCCTGACCTTCTCCGACTACATGCGCGGCGCGGTCCGCCTGTCGGCCCTGATGCGGGTCCCGGTCACCTACGTGTGGACCCACGACTCCATCGGTCTCGGCGAGGACGGCCCGACCCACCAGCCGATCGAGCACGTGTCGTCGCTCCGGCTGATCCCGGGCCTCGACGTCGTCCGCCCGGCCGACGCGAACGAGACCGCCGCCTCCTGGGCCGCGATCCTCAAGAACAAGGACCGGCCCGCCGGGCTCATCCTGAGCCGGCAGAACCTGCCGATCGTGCCGCGCGGCACCGACGGCTACGCCACGACCGAGGGCGTCGCCCGCGGCGCGTACGTGCTGAAGGACTTCGGCACGGCCGACCCGGACAAGACGGTGATCATCGTCGCCACCGGCTCGGAGGTGCAGCTCGCGGTCGGTGCGGCCGAGGCGCTGGCCGGCGAGGGCGTCGCCGTGCGCGTGGTCTCGATGCCCTGCCGCGAGTGGTTCGACGAGCAGGACGACGCCTACCGCGAGTCGGTCATCCCGGCGGCCGTCAAGGCGCGGGTCAGCGTCGAGGCCGGGGTCTCGGGCAGCTGGCGCGACATCGTCGGCGACGCCGGCCGGATCGTCAGCATCAACCACTACGGCGCCAGCGCCGACGGTGCGCTGCTGTTCAAGGAGTTCGGGTTCACCACCGAGACCGTCGCCGCCGCGGCGCGGGAGAGCCTGGCCCACGCCTCCGACGCCGGGGCGCCGCTGCACGCCGCGGCCGCCGGCCCCAAGAACACCGGCGACCACGAGCCCGACGCGGGCGCCACGATCAGCTGA
- the tal gene encoding transaldolase yields MSDRLKGLADEGVSIWLDDLSRERIKTGNLEGLIKDSSVVGVTTNPTIFASALSNGAAYDDQVRELASRDTAVADAIKTLTSDDVRNACDLFKGVYDSTNGVDGRVSIEVEPGLAMDTEGTSAQAADLWKIVDRPNVLIKIPATKPGLPAIANAIGEGISVNVTLIFSLERYRAVMDAYLSGLEQASANGHDLSGIHSVASFFISRVDSEVDKRLDAIGSDEALALKGKAAIANGRLAYAAYEEVFAGERFAALEAKGANRQRPLWASTGVKNPDLPDTLYVTELVVAGTVNTMPEKTMQAFADHGELNGDRVSGTEEEATQVFDQLEAVGVDLDDVWEVLESEGVDKFDKSWGELVDTVQTALDDAKKGKAPGESTDVDDPNN; encoded by the coding sequence ATGAGCGACCGACTCAAGGGTCTCGCCGACGAGGGCGTCTCCATCTGGCTCGACGACCTGTCGCGCGAGCGCATCAAGACCGGCAACCTCGAGGGCCTGATCAAGGACTCCTCCGTCGTCGGCGTCACCACCAACCCGACGATCTTCGCCTCGGCGCTGTCGAACGGGGCCGCCTACGACGACCAGGTCCGTGAGCTCGCCTCGCGCGACACGGCCGTGGCCGACGCGATCAAGACGCTGACGTCGGACGACGTCCGCAACGCCTGCGACCTCTTCAAGGGTGTCTACGACTCCACGAACGGTGTGGACGGGCGGGTCTCGATCGAGGTCGAGCCCGGGCTGGCCATGGACACCGAGGGCACCTCGGCGCAGGCCGCCGACCTGTGGAAGATCGTCGACCGGCCGAACGTGCTGATCAAGATCCCGGCGACCAAGCCCGGCCTGCCGGCGATCGCCAACGCGATCGGCGAGGGCATCAGCGTGAACGTGACGCTGATCTTCTCCCTCGAGCGCTACCGCGCCGTGATGGACGCCTACCTCAGCGGGCTCGAGCAGGCCTCGGCCAACGGCCACGACCTGAGCGGCATCCACTCGGTGGCGTCGTTCTTCATCTCCCGCGTCGACTCCGAGGTCGACAAGCGCCTCGACGCCATCGGCAGCGACGAGGCCCTCGCGCTCAAGGGCAAGGCGGCCATCGCGAACGGCCGGCTCGCCTACGCCGCGTACGAGGAGGTGTTCGCCGGCGAGCGCTTCGCGGCCCTCGAGGCCAAGGGGGCGAACCGGCAGCGTCCGCTGTGGGCCTCCACCGGGGTCAAGAACCCCGACCTGCCCGACACGCTCTACGTCACCGAGCTCGTGGTCGCCGGCACGGTCAACACCATGCCGGAGAAGACGATGCAGGCCTTCGCCGACCACGGCGAGCTCAACGGCGACCGCGTCAGCGGCACCGAGGAGGAGGCGACGCAGGTCTTCGACCAGCTGGAGGCCGTGGGCGTCGACCTCGACGACGTGTGGGAGGTCCTCGAGTCCGAGGGCGTCGACAAGTTCGACAAGTCGTGGGGCGAGCTCGTCGACACCGTCCAGACGGCGCTCGACGACGCGAAGAAGGGCAAGGCGCCGGGCGAGTCGACCGACGTCGACGACCCCAACAACTAG